A region from the Corynebacterium halotolerans YIM 70093 = DSM 44683 genome encodes:
- a CDS encoding tyramine oxidase subunit B, with product MIAAGVTDIARCVDVMEETLVLLARGDYMMAGPNSNSHGAMVTFPEKPAFPGMPADGPDRRFMAMPAYLGGRFNNTGVKWYGSNAENRRHGLPRSIHVFVLNDTVTGAPKAIMSANLLSAYRTGAVPGVGVKLLAVENATTAAVIGPGVMSRTILDATLAVRPGIGRLRIKGRSAASIRRYIEWVRENHPQISHIEVVDTEREAVHDADVVIAATTTDAAGPETFPYFAQEWLKPGALLLLPAAARFDDAFIRDGARLVVDYHGLYDAWHEEYGPAEAYRLLGIPGNHWWDMLADGSLSGNRIHQIGDIAAGETPARISDDEIILYSVGGMPVEDVAWATEVYGTARDRGIGTMLNLWDTPALS from the coding sequence ATGATTGCCGCCGGCGTCACCGACATCGCCCGATGCGTCGACGTCATGGAGGAGACTCTCGTTCTCCTGGCGCGGGGCGACTACATGATGGCCGGCCCGAACTCGAACTCGCACGGCGCTATGGTCACCTTCCCGGAAAAGCCGGCCTTTCCCGGTATGCCCGCCGACGGTCCGGACCGTCGCTTCATGGCAATGCCCGCTTACCTGGGGGGACGCTTCAACAACACGGGAGTGAAGTGGTACGGCTCCAACGCCGAGAACCGCAGGCACGGCCTGCCTCGCTCCATCCACGTCTTTGTCCTCAACGACACTGTCACGGGTGCGCCGAAGGCCATCATGTCCGCGAACCTGCTGTCGGCCTACCGTACCGGTGCCGTCCCGGGCGTCGGCGTCAAGCTCCTCGCAGTGGAGAACGCCACCACCGCGGCGGTCATCGGCCCCGGCGTGATGAGCCGCACCATCCTCGACGCCACCCTGGCCGTGCGCCCCGGGATCGGTCGGCTGAGGATCAAGGGGCGCTCGGCCGCCTCCATCCGCCGCTACATCGAGTGGGTCCGGGAGAATCACCCCCAGATCAGCCATATCGAGGTCGTCGACACAGAACGGGAAGCGGTGCACGACGCGGACGTGGTCATCGCCGCCACCACCACTGACGCCGCAGGTCCGGAGACCTTCCCGTATTTCGCGCAGGAATGGCTCAAGCCGGGTGCGCTTTTGCTGCTGCCGGCCGCCGCCCGCTTCGACGACGCGTTCATCCGGGATGGTGCCCGCCTGGTCGTTGACTACCACGGCCTCTACGACGCCTGGCACGAGGAGTACGGTCCGGCCGAGGCCTACCGGCTGCTGGGGATCCCCGGAAACCATTGGTGGGACATGTTGGCGGACGGTAGCCTCAGCGGCAACCGCATTCACCAGATCGGCGACATCGCGGCCGGGGAAACCCCCGCCCGCATCAGTGACGACGAGATCATCCTCTACTCCGTCGGGGGCATGCCGGTTGAGGACGTGGCCTGGGCCACGGAGGTCTACGGGACGGCTCGCGATCGCGGCATCGGCACCATGCTCAACCTCTGGGACACCCCCGCATTGTCCTGA
- the solA gene encoding N-methyl-L-tryptophan oxidase, producing MPAKLRVAVIGLGTTGSMALWQLSRRPDIEVLGFEQFGLGHGYGAYTGESRLFRTAYHEGAKYVPLLLRARELWEELGDSAGRLLFHPFGVLTVGREDDAPFQRVLDSVMAHGLPHERLSAAQMRRRYAGLDFRDDEAGVVDLLGGALRPELSVLSAIEQAMANGATVLDHERILNVTDTGTGVQITTNARETVVDRVVVTVGSWVRELVPQIADLVEVRKLVLTWFLPSICTDFDPASLPCFIRDRDGFHIFGAPCVDGYSVKIAGLDVWGGPETDRPEDADLRLDRDLISRFGARVHELFPGVQPEPNRYSVHFDTFTASRDPIVDRFGDVVVVTGLSGHGFKLAPALGELACDLALAEQARVRHRDFTLDAHRPIGTEYSVGAGAAVSA from the coding sequence ATGCCAGCCAAACTCCGCGTCGCCGTCATCGGGCTAGGCACCACCGGTTCCATGGCCCTGTGGCAGCTCAGCCGCCGCCCCGATATTGAGGTCTTAGGCTTTGAGCAGTTCGGCCTCGGCCACGGCTACGGCGCCTACACCGGCGAATCCCGCCTGTTCCGCACCGCTTACCATGAGGGTGCGAAGTACGTGCCCCTGTTGCTGCGGGCCCGCGAGCTCTGGGAGGAGCTCGGGGACTCGGCCGGCCGACTCCTGTTCCACCCCTTCGGTGTGCTCACCGTCGGCCGCGAGGACGACGCCCCGTTCCAGCGGGTTCTGGACTCGGTGATGGCGCACGGCCTGCCGCACGAGCGGCTGAGCGCGGCGCAGATGCGGCGTCGGTACGCAGGCCTGGACTTCCGGGACGACGAGGCCGGCGTCGTCGACCTGCTCGGCGGGGCGCTGCGCCCGGAACTGTCGGTGCTCAGCGCGATCGAGCAGGCGATGGCCAACGGTGCGACCGTCCTCGATCACGAGCGCATCCTCAACGTCACCGACACTGGGACGGGCGTGCAGATCACTACTAACGCCCGCGAGACGGTCGTAGACCGCGTCGTCGTCACCGTGGGCAGCTGGGTGCGTGAACTCGTGCCGCAGATAGCCGACCTGGTCGAGGTACGCAAGCTGGTGCTCACCTGGTTTCTGCCGAGCATCTGCACCGATTTCGACCCCGCCAGCCTGCCCTGTTTCATCCGCGACCGCGACGGTTTCCATATCTTCGGCGCCCCCTGTGTCGACGGCTACAGCGTCAAGATCGCGGGCCTGGACGTCTGGGGCGGCCCGGAGACCGACCGGCCGGAGGATGCCGACCTGCGCCTTGACCGCGACCTGATCTCCCGGTTCGGCGCCCGGGTCCATGAACTGTTCCCTGGCGTGCAGCCCGAACCCAACCGCTACAGCGTCCACTTCGACACCTTCACCGCCAGCCGCGATCCCATCGTCGACCGCTTCGGCGACGTCGTCGTGGTCACCGGCCTGTCCGGCCACGGCTTCAAACTCGCCCCGGCACTCGGCGAGCTGGCCTGCGATCTGGCGCTGGCCGAGCAGGCGCGCGTCCGGCACCGCGACTTCACACTCGACGCGCACCGTCCGATCGGCACGGAGTACTCGGTCGGGGCGGGAGCCGCGGTTTCGGCGTAG
- a CDS encoding phage holin family protein, with translation MSSPSNDPTYTSPGADPATGSPLTPPAAGSSQIPDSEAETRARTESLGEMFSHFTEDLSTLMRQEIQLAKAEATTSAKQAGAGAGMLAAAALGGFFVLLFLSLALTWALGNVMDLGWAALIVAAVWAVIAAILAVVGKKRLDKMKGLPQTQETVQEIPPTLNPSKETP, from the coding sequence ATGAGTTCCCCCTCGAATGACCCGACGTACACCAGTCCCGGGGCGGATCCCGCCACCGGCAGTCCCCTGACCCCGCCCGCGGCCGGCTCGTCCCAGATACCTGACTCCGAGGCGGAAACCCGCGCGCGGACCGAGTCGCTGGGGGAGATGTTCTCCCACTTCACCGAGGACCTCTCCACCCTGATGCGCCAGGAGATCCAGCTCGCCAAGGCCGAGGCCACCACTTCCGCCAAGCAGGCCGGTGCGGGCGCGGGCATGCTCGCCGCGGCGGCCCTCGGCGGATTCTTCGTACTGCTGTTTCTGTCCCTGGCCCTCACTTGGGCTCTGGGCAACGTGATGGACCTGGGCTGGGCGGCGCTGATCGTGGCCGCTGTCTGGGCCGTCATCGCCGCCATTCTGGCCGTGGTGGGTAAGAAGCGACTCGACAAGATGAAGGGCCTGCCCCAGACCCAGGAAACCGTCCAGGAGATTCCCCCGACCCTGAACCCCAGCAAGGAGACGCCATGA
- a CDS encoding DUF3618 domain-containing protein, producing the protein MTNPDDIRADIERTRGNLGRDVDALAEKVDPNKAVERQTDKIRGKWTDLRESVMGSPDHDNGQSTMQDARDRAGEMADEAGQMARNAPEQVKRRARGNPLAAGLIALGAGWLAGSLLPASQPEQDAAAKAKEKAEPALEEAKSVAQDMGESLQPQAQEAAESVKDSATAGAQHVKSEGQHRATELKDDSRQAAQRVKDTTQES; encoded by the coding sequence ATGACCAACCCCGATGACATCCGCGCCGACATCGAACGCACCCGAGGCAACCTCGGCCGAGACGTGGACGCCCTGGCCGAGAAGGTCGACCCCAACAAGGCGGTCGAGCGCCAGACCGACAAGATCCGCGGCAAGTGGACCGACCTGCGTGAGTCCGTGATGGGCAGCCCCGACCACGACAACGGGCAGTCCACCATGCAGGACGCCCGCGACCGGGCCGGCGAGATGGCGGACGAGGCCGGGCAGATGGCCCGCAACGCCCCCGAGCAGGTCAAGCGTCGTGCACGCGGCAATCCGCTGGCCGCCGGACTCATCGCCCTGGGCGCCGGCTGGCTGGCTGGTTCGCTGCTGCCGGCCTCCCAGCCTGAGCAGGACGCTGCGGCCAAGGCGAAGGAGAAGGCCGAACCTGCTCTGGAGGAGGCCAAGTCGGTCGCACAGGACATGGGTGAGTCCCTCCAGCCGCAGGCGCAGGAGGCGGCCGAGTCCGTCAAGGACTCCGCCACCGCCGGAGCACAGCACGTCAAGAGCGAGGGCCAGCACCGTGCCACTGAGCTCAAGGACGATTCCCGACAGGCCGCCCAGCGGGTCAAGGACACCACCCAGGAGTCCTGA
- a CDS encoding TetR/AcrR family transcriptional regulator: MSDTRTKILDHAVELLRDGGVLTLDSAAHAAGLSKPGVIHHFRTKQGLVLAVVDHIIDGWEADLRTRLRNPGDPLDRLRAYLDYAFTGDFDSSDLVIVGDAALREPLRRRWVERLGPWFAPATPTPGPELTAVRLIADGAWFDQALGIADLAPSERAAVHRIALELLGGKEQE, from the coding sequence GTGAGCGACACCAGAACGAAAATCCTCGACCATGCCGTCGAGCTCCTGCGCGACGGCGGGGTGCTCACGCTCGATTCCGCGGCGCACGCGGCGGGCCTGTCGAAGCCCGGCGTGATCCATCATTTCCGCACCAAGCAGGGCCTGGTGCTCGCGGTCGTCGACCACATCATCGATGGCTGGGAGGCGGACCTGCGCACCCGGCTGCGCAATCCCGGGGACCCGCTCGACCGGCTGCGCGCCTACCTGGACTACGCCTTCACCGGCGATTTCGACTCGTCCGACCTGGTCATCGTCGGCGACGCCGCCCTCCGCGAGCCGCTGCGCCGGCGGTGGGTGGAACGCCTCGGGCCGTGGTTCGCGCCGGCGACCCCCACGCCCGGCCCCGAGCTGACGGCCGTCCGGTTGATCGCCGACGGCGCGTGGTTCGACCAGGCCCTCGGTATCGCCGACCTCGCCCCGTCGGAGCGCGCGGCGGTCCACCGCATCGCCCTGGAACTGCTGGGTGGGAAGGAGCAGGAGTGA
- a CDS encoding DMT family transporter: protein MRIHRSWLYLAGAIITEVMATLSLKGALNDPALYAVVVVGYVAAFFFLSRVLRAGLSVGVAYGIWGACGVALTAVFSYFIFDEPLTLMMLTGIAVIIAGVLCIELGGRKAEAE from the coding sequence GTGAGGATTCACCGCAGCTGGCTCTACCTCGCCGGCGCCATCATCACGGAGGTGATGGCCACGCTCTCACTGAAGGGGGCGCTGAACGACCCGGCCCTCTACGCGGTCGTCGTGGTCGGCTACGTCGCCGCCTTCTTCTTCCTGTCCCGGGTGCTGCGTGCCGGCCTGAGCGTCGGCGTGGCCTACGGCATCTGGGGCGCGTGCGGCGTGGCGCTGACCGCCGTGTTCTCCTACTTCATCTTCGACGAGCCACTGACCCTGATGATGCTCACCGGTATCGCCGTCATCATCGCCGGGGTGCTGTGCATCGAACTCGGTGGCAGGAAGGCGGAGGCGGAATGA
- a CDS encoding DMT family transporter — MSWLFLTLAIILEVAATLSLRMAVASRRVWYVAVAVGYILAFTFLSAALSTGMPLGVAYGMWTALGVVLTALLGRVLFKEPFTPVMWLGVGLIMGGVLLVELGAGY, encoded by the coding sequence ATGAGCTGGCTGTTCCTCACTCTCGCGATCATCCTCGAGGTCGCCGCGACCCTCTCGCTGCGCATGGCGGTAGCCTCCCGGCGTGTCTGGTACGTGGCCGTCGCCGTCGGTTACATCCTGGCCTTCACCTTCCTGTCGGCGGCGCTCAGCACGGGTATGCCGCTGGGTGTGGCCTACGGGATGTGGACCGCCCTCGGTGTCGTGCTGACCGCCCTGCTGGGCAGGGTGCTGTTCAAGGAGCCGTTCACCCCGGTGATGTGGCTCGGCGTCGGGCTGATCATGGGCGGGGTCCTGTTGGTGGAGCTCGGCGCGGGCTACTGA